In Pseudomonas putida, a genomic segment contains:
- the ftsH gene encoding ATP-dependent zinc metalloprotease FtsH, whose amino-acid sequence MAKNLILWLIIAAVLVTVMNNFSSPNEPQTLNYSDFIQQVKDGKVERVTVDGYIITGKRTDGDNFKTVRPAITDNGLIGDLVDNHVTVEGKQPEQQSIWTQLLVASFPILVIIAVFMFFMRQMQGGAGGKGGPMSFGKSKARLLSEDQVKTTLADVAGCDEAKEEVGELVEFLRDPGKFQRLGGRIPRGVLMVGPPGTGKTLLAKAIAGEAKVPFFTISGSDFVEMFVGVGASRVRDMFEQAKKHAPCIIFIDEIDAVGRHRGAGMGGGHDEREQTLNQLLVEMDGFEMNDGIIVIAATNRPDVLDPALLRPGRFDRQVVVGLPDIRGREQILKVHMRKVPVGDNVNAAVIARGTPGFSGADLANLVNEASLFAARSNKRLVEMKEFELAKDKIMMGAERKTMVMSEKEKQNTAYHEAGHAIVGRLVPEHDPVYKVSIIPRGRALGVTMFLPEEDRYSLSKRALISQICSLYGGRIAEEMTLGFDGVTTGASNDIMRASQIARNMVTKWGLSEKLGPLMYAEEEGEVFLGRSAGSQHASVSGETAKMIDIEVRSIIDQCYATAKQLLTDNRDKLDAMAEALMKYETIDAEQIDDIMAGRTPREPRDWDDDSASGTSAPQGDRPESPIGGPAAQH is encoded by the coding sequence TCATCGCAGCTGTCCTGGTGACGGTGATGAACAACTTCTCCAGCCCTAACGAGCCGCAGACCCTCAACTACTCCGACTTCATCCAGCAGGTAAAAGACGGGAAAGTCGAGCGCGTGACCGTCGACGGCTACATCATTACCGGCAAGCGCACCGACGGCGACAACTTCAAGACCGTTCGCCCGGCCATTACCGACAATGGCCTGATCGGCGACCTGGTCGACAACCACGTCACCGTCGAAGGCAAGCAGCCCGAGCAGCAGAGCATCTGGACCCAGTTGCTGGTCGCCAGCTTCCCGATCCTGGTGATCATCGCCGTGTTCATGTTCTTCATGCGCCAGATGCAAGGCGGCGCTGGCGGCAAGGGCGGGCCGATGAGCTTCGGCAAGAGCAAGGCGCGTCTGCTGTCCGAAGACCAGGTCAAGACCACCCTGGCCGACGTCGCAGGCTGCGACGAAGCCAAGGAAGAAGTGGGCGAACTGGTCGAATTCCTCCGCGATCCGGGCAAGTTCCAGCGTCTGGGCGGCCGTATCCCGCGTGGCGTGCTGATGGTCGGCCCGCCTGGTACCGGTAAGACCTTGCTGGCCAAGGCCATCGCCGGTGAAGCCAAGGTGCCGTTCTTCACCATTTCCGGTTCCGACTTCGTCGAAATGTTCGTCGGTGTAGGTGCCAGCCGTGTTCGTGACATGTTCGAGCAGGCCAAGAAGCACGCACCGTGCATCATCTTCATCGACGAAATCGACGCCGTCGGTCGCCACCGTGGCGCCGGCATGGGCGGCGGTCACGACGAGCGCGAGCAGACCCTCAACCAGTTGTTGGTCGAGATGGACGGCTTCGAAATGAACGATGGCATCATCGTCATCGCCGCCACCAACCGTCCCGACGTACTCGACCCGGCGCTGCTGCGTCCCGGCCGCTTCGACCGCCAGGTGGTGGTCGGCCTGCCGGATATCCGTGGTCGTGAGCAGATCCTCAAGGTGCACATGCGCAAGGTGCCGGTGGGCGACAACGTCAACGCCGCAGTCATTGCCCGTGGTACTCCAGGCTTCTCCGGTGCCGACCTGGCCAACCTGGTCAACGAAGCGTCGCTGTTTGCCGCACGTTCCAACAAGCGCTTGGTCGAGATGAAGGAATTCGAACTGGCCAAGGACAAGATCATGATGGGCGCCGAGCGCAAGACCATGGTCATGTCCGAGAAAGAGAAGCAGAACACCGCTTACCATGAAGCCGGTCACGCTATCGTTGGCCGCCTGGTGCCTGAGCACGATCCGGTCTACAAGGTATCGATCATTCCGCGTGGTCGTGCCCTGGGTGTGACCATGTTCCTGCCTGAAGAAGACCGCTACAGCCTGTCCAAACGCGCGCTGATCAGCCAGATCTGCTCGCTGTACGGCGGCCGTATCGCCGAGGAAATGACCCTGGGCTTCGACGGCGTGACCACCGGTGCATCCAACGACATCATGCGCGCCAGCCAGATTGCCCGGAACATGGTCACCAAGTGGGGTCTGTCCGAGAAGCTCGGCCCGCTGATGTACGCCGAAGAGGAGGGCGAGGTATTCCTCGGCCGTAGCGCCGGCAGCCAGCACGCCAGCGTCTCGGGCGAAACCGCCAAGATGATCGACATCGAAGTGCGCAGCATCATCGACCAGTGCTATGCCACGGCCAAGCAACTGCTCACCGACAACCGCGACAAACTCGATGCCATGGCCGAAGCGTTGATGAAGTACGAAACCATCGACGCCGAACAGATCGACGATATCATGGCTGGCCGTACCCCGCGTGAACCACGCGACTGGGATGACGATTCGGCTTCGGGTACCTCGGCACCTCAGGGTGACCGCCCGGAATCGCCGATCGGCGGCCCAGCGGCTCAACACTAA
- the folP gene encoding dihydropteroate synthase, translating into MSSKQYPTRLPCGNRVLDLSRTHVMGILNITPDSFSDGGRFSQRDEALRHAEAMVAAGATLIDIGGESTRPGARAVSVTEELERVAPMVEAINSRLDVVISVDTSTPAVIRESARLGAGLINDVRALERDGALDAAADTGLPVCLMHMRGEPGNMQDSPHYDDVTADVTRYLEQRMAACAAAGIGAERIVLDPGFGFAKTLEHNLSLFKHMEALYRLGRPLLVGVSRKSMIGLTLDRPVAERLYGSLALAALAMTKGASILRVHDVAETVDVVRMIAAVQNAE; encoded by the coding sequence ATGAGCTCCAAGCAGTACCCGACCCGGTTGCCTTGCGGCAACCGGGTTCTTGATCTTTCCCGTACCCATGTCATGGGTATTCTCAATATCACCCCCGACTCCTTCTCCGATGGCGGGCGCTTCAGCCAGCGCGACGAGGCGCTGCGCCACGCCGAGGCCATGGTTGCCGCAGGCGCCACGCTGATCGACATCGGTGGCGAGTCGACGCGCCCTGGGGCGCGGGCGGTGTCGGTCACCGAAGAGCTGGAGCGCGTGGCGCCGATGGTCGAGGCGATCAACAGCCGTCTGGACGTGGTCATTTCGGTCGATACCTCCACGCCCGCCGTGATCCGCGAGTCCGCCCGCCTGGGGGCCGGCCTGATCAACGACGTGCGCGCCCTGGAGCGCGACGGTGCGCTGGATGCTGCCGCCGACACCGGCTTGCCGGTGTGCCTGATGCACATGCGCGGCGAGCCGGGCAACATGCAGGACTCCCCGCACTATGACGATGTGACGGCCGACGTTACGCGCTATCTTGAACAGCGGATGGCTGCGTGCGCTGCCGCTGGTATCGGTGCTGAACGCATCGTCCTCGACCCGGGCTTCGGTTTTGCCAAGACCCTCGAGCACAACCTGAGCCTGTTCAAACACATGGAAGCCCTCTACCGCCTGGGACGCCCGCTGCTGGTGGGTGTTTCACGCAAGAGCATGATAGGCCTTACCCTGGATCGCCCGGTGGCTGAGCGGCTGTACGGCAGCCTGGCCCTGGCCGCCCTTGCCATGACCAAGGGTGCGAGCATCTTGCGGGTTCACGACGTGGCCGAAACGGTCGACGTCGTGCGCATGATCGCTGCGGTCCAGAACGCCGAATAA
- the glmM gene encoding phosphoglucosamine mutase, translated as MSRKYFGTDGIRGRVGEYPITPDFMLKLGWAAGMAFRKQGKCQVLVGKDTRISGYMFESALEAGLSAAGADVLLLGPMPTPAIAYLTRTFHAEAGIVISASHNPHDDNGIKFFSGQGTKLPDEVELMIEELLDQPMSVVESSKLGKVSRINDAAGRYIEFCKSSVPSSTSFEGLKLVIDCAHGATYKVAPSVFRELGAEVTVLHAQPDGLNINESCGSTHIESLQAAVLVGHADMGIAFDGDGDRVLMVDHTGAIVDGDELLYIITRDLHERGKLEGGAVGTLMSNLGLELALKELDIPFVRAKVGDRYVMAELLERGWQIGGENSGHIVCCNHTTTGDAIIAALQVLMGLKRRGETLAQARQAVRKCPQVLINVRYGASTVDPLEHPAVKEASAKATEDMAGRGRVLLRKSGTEPLVRVMVEGDDESQVRRHAEALAKLVGEVCI; from the coding sequence ATGAGCAGAAAATATTTTGGTACCGACGGCATCCGTGGCCGCGTCGGGGAATACCCGATCACTCCGGATTTCATGCTCAAGCTCGGCTGGGCGGCGGGCATGGCCTTCCGCAAGCAGGGCAAGTGCCAGGTACTGGTCGGCAAGGACACGCGGATTTCCGGCTACATGTTCGAATCGGCGCTCGAGGCCGGGTTGTCCGCTGCAGGCGCCGACGTGCTGCTGCTCGGGCCGATGCCGACCCCGGCTATCGCCTACCTCACCCGTACCTTCCATGCCGAAGCCGGTATCGTCATCAGTGCGTCGCACAATCCGCACGATGACAACGGCATCAAGTTCTTCTCCGGGCAGGGCACCAAGCTGCCCGACGAGGTCGAGCTGATGATCGAGGAGTTGCTCGACCAACCGATGAGCGTGGTCGAGTCGAGCAAGCTGGGCAAGGTGTCGCGCATCAACGACGCGGCCGGTCGCTACATCGAATTCTGCAAGAGCAGCGTGCCCAGCAGCACCAGCTTCGAGGGCCTCAAGCTGGTGATCGACTGCGCCCATGGTGCCACCTACAAAGTGGCGCCAAGCGTATTCCGCGAGCTCGGCGCTGAAGTGACCGTGCTGCACGCCCAGCCCGATGGGCTGAACATCAACGAAAGCTGCGGCTCGACCCATATCGAGTCGCTGCAGGCTGCGGTGCTGGTCGGGCATGCCGACATGGGCATCGCCTTCGATGGTGACGGTGACCGGGTGCTGATGGTCGATCACACCGGCGCCATCGTCGATGGTGACGAGCTGCTGTACATCATCACGCGAGACCTGCACGAGCGTGGCAAGCTCGAAGGCGGGGCGGTCGGTACCCTGATGAGCAACCTGGGGCTGGAGCTGGCGCTCAAGGAACTGGATATCCCGTTCGTGCGGGCCAAGGTTGGCGATCGTTACGTCATGGCCGAGCTGCTCGAGCGTGGCTGGCAGATCGGTGGCGAGAACTCCGGGCATATCGTCTGCTGCAACCACACCACCACAGGTGACGCGATCATCGCCGCGCTGCAGGTGCTGATGGGCCTCAAGCGCCGTGGCGAAACCCTGGCGCAAGCCCGTCAGGCCGTGCGCAAATGCCCGCAGGTGTTGATCAACGTGCGCTACGGTGCCAGCACCGTCGACCCGCTCGAGCATCCTGCGGTCAAGGAGGCCAGCGCCAAGGCGACCGAGGACATGGCTGGCCGTGGCCGGGTGCTCCTGCGCAAGTCGGGCACCGAGCCTTTGGTGCGCGTGATGGTCGAAGGCGACGACGAAAGTCAGGTGCGCCGCCATGCAGAGGCCCTGGCCAAGCTGGTTGGTGAAGTTTGTATTTGA
- the tpiA gene encoding triose-phosphate isomerase, which translates to MRRPMVAGNWKMHGTRASVAELTRGLSNLALSSGVEVAVFPPALFINDVVDGLAGTKIIVGAQNSAVQPEQGALTGEVAPSQLAEAGCKLVLIGHSERRQIIGETNEVLNRKFAAAQASGLKPVLCVGETLEEREAGRTLEVVGRQLSSIIDAFGVAAFANAVIAYEPVWAIGTGLTASPEQAQDVHAAIRAQLAAQDAEVAERVQLLYGGSVKAANAAELFGMPDIDGGLIGGASLNADEFGAICRAAGN; encoded by the coding sequence ATGCGTCGCCCCATGGTAGCTGGTAACTGGAAGATGCACGGTACCCGCGCCAGCGTCGCTGAGCTGACCCGAGGCCTGAGCAATCTGGCTCTGTCGAGCGGAGTGGAAGTCGCGGTGTTTCCACCGGCCTTGTTCATCAACGATGTCGTCGATGGCCTGGCAGGAACGAAAATCATCGTTGGCGCACAGAATTCAGCTGTACAGCCCGAACAGGGCGCGCTGACCGGGGAAGTTGCTCCGAGTCAGTTGGCCGAAGCCGGCTGCAAGTTGGTGTTGATTGGTCACTCGGAGCGTCGCCAGATTATCGGCGAAACTAACGAGGTACTGAATCGCAAGTTTGCAGCTGCCCAGGCAAGTGGTTTGAAGCCAGTACTCTGCGTAGGGGAAACTCTCGAAGAGCGCGAGGCGGGCAGGACGCTGGAAGTTGTAGGGCGTCAACTAAGCAGTATCATCGACGCGTTCGGTGTTGCCGCTTTTGCCAATGCGGTTATCGCCTATGAGCCTGTTTGGGCCATTGGCACAGGTTTGACGGCCTCGCCCGAACAGGCGCAGGATGTGCATGCAGCCATCCGAGCCCAGTTGGCGGCGCAGGACGCCGAAGTTGCCGAACGTGTGCAGCTTCTCTACGGCGGCAGCGTGAAGGCGGCCAATGCGGCCGAACTGTTCGGCATGCCGGATATCGATGGGGGGCTCATTGGTGGAGCTTCCCTGAACGCAGACGAATTCGGTGCAATTTGTCGCGCCGCAGGAAACTGA
- the secG gene encoding preprotein translocase subunit SecG, with the protein MLETVIVVFHLLAALSLVVLVLLQQGKGAEAGASFGAGASNTVFGSQGSATFLSKFTAILAATFFLTALGLGYFAKEKAHELTSAGLPDPAVLEVKEQKPAVNDDVPVLQQQKSETTPQGDVPPPAEEQK; encoded by the coding sequence ATGCTGGAAACAGTTATCGTTGTTTTTCATCTGTTGGCAGCACTCTCGCTGGTAGTGCTGGTGTTGCTGCAACAGGGTAAAGGTGCGGAAGCAGGTGCATCTTTCGGCGCAGGTGCTTCTAATACTGTGTTCGGAAGCCAAGGTTCTGCTACCTTCCTGAGTAAGTTTACTGCTATACTCGCTGCCACTTTCTTTTTGACAGCACTTGGGTTAGGATACTTCGCAAAGGAGAAGGCTCACGAGCTAACTTCAGCAGGTCTGCCAGATCCAGCAGTGTTGGAAGTGAAAGAGCAGAAGCCGGCAGTAAATGATGATGTACCGGTGCTCCAGCAGCAGAAGAGCGAAACCACCCCTCAAGGTGACGTACCTCCTCCAGCCGAAGAGCAGAAGTAA
- the rimP gene encoding ribosome maturation factor RimP yields MSSKLEQLQALLAPVVEGLGYECWGVEFISQGKHSILRIYIDKEGGILVDDCEAVSRQASAILDVEDPISSEYTLEVSSPGMDRPLFTLEQFASHAGEQVKIKLRTPFEGRRNFQGLLRGVEEQDVVVQVDNHEFLLPIDSIDKANIIPSFD; encoded by the coding sequence GTGTCGAGCAAGCTAGAACAGTTGCAGGCCTTGTTGGCCCCGGTTGTCGAGGGTCTGGGCTACGAATGCTGGGGGGTCGAGTTCATCTCCCAAGGTAAGCATTCGATACTGCGTATTTACATCGACAAGGAGGGCGGGATCCTGGTGGACGACTGCGAAGCGGTCAGCCGTCAGGCCAGCGCAATCCTCGATGTGGAAGATCCGATCAGCTCCGAATATACCCTTGAGGTGTCCTCTCCTGGCATGGATCGCCCGCTGTTCACGCTAGAACAGTTTGCTTCGCATGCCGGCGAGCAAGTGAAGATCAAGCTGCGTACGCCCTTCGAAGGTCGTCGTAACTTCCAGGGCCTTCTCCGCGGTGTGGAGGAGCAGGATGTGGTGGTCCAGGTGGACAATCACGAGTTCCTGTTGCCGATCGACTCGATCGACAAGGCCAATATTATTCCCAGTTTTGACTGA
- the nusA gene encoding transcription termination factor NusA has product MSKEVLLVVESVSNEKGVPPGVIFEALEVALATATKKRFEDEVDLRVEINRHTGSYETFRRWTVVEEDDLDDPAIETWPSKIRETHPEAKVGDVIEEKIESIEFGRIAAQTAKQVIVQKVREAERAQVVDAYRERVGEIISGTVKKVTRDNVIVDLGNNAEALLAREDIIPRETFRVGVRLRALLKEIRTENRGPQLILSRTAPQMLIELFRIEVPEIAEGLIEVMAASRDPGSRAKIAVRSKDKRIDPQGACIGMRGSRVQAVSGELGGERVDIVLWDENPAQFVINAMSPAEVAAIIVDEDAHAMDIAVAEDNLAQAIGRGGQNVRLASQLTGWTLNVMTEKDIQAKQQAETGDILRNFIEELEVDEELAQVLVDEGFTSLEEIAYVPLEEMLNIDGFDEEIVDELRARAKDRLLTKAIATEEKLADAHPADDLLSLEGMDKDLAAELAVRGVVNREDLAEQSIDDLLDIDGIDEERAGKLIMAARAHWFE; this is encoded by the coding sequence ATGAGCAAAGAAGTACTGCTGGTTGTTGAATCGGTATCCAACGAAAAGGGCGTACCGCCCGGCGTCATTTTCGAGGCGCTGGAAGTGGCCCTGGCCACTGCGACCAAGAAACGTTTTGAGGACGAAGTCGACCTGCGTGTGGAAATCAACCGCCACACCGGTAGCTACGAGACCTTCCGTCGCTGGACCGTGGTCGAGGAAGACGACCTCGATGACCCGGCGATCGAGACCTGGCCGAGCAAGATCCGCGAGACGCATCCGGAAGCCAAGGTCGGTGACGTGATCGAAGAGAAGATCGAGTCGATCGAATTCGGCCGCATCGCCGCCCAGACCGCCAAGCAGGTCATCGTGCAGAAGGTCCGTGAGGCCGAGCGCGCCCAGGTGGTCGACGCCTACCGCGAACGCGTTGGTGAGATCATCTCCGGCACCGTCAAGAAAGTCACCCGCGACAACGTCATCGTCGACCTGGGCAACAACGCAGAAGCGCTGCTGGCCCGCGAAGACATCATTCCACGTGAGACCTTCCGTGTCGGCGTGCGCCTGCGTGCGCTGCTCAAGGAAATCCGCACCGAGAACCGCGGTCCTCAGCTGATCCTGTCGCGCACCGCGCCGCAGATGCTGATCGAACTGTTCCGCATCGAAGTGCCGGAAATCGCCGAAGGCCTCATCGAAGTCATGGCCGCTTCCCGTGATCCGGGTTCGCGCGCCAAGATCGCCGTCCGCTCCAAGGACAAGCGCATCGACCCACAAGGTGCCTGTATCGGCATGCGTGGGTCGCGCGTCCAGGCCGTATCCGGCGAGCTGGGCGGCGAGCGTGTGGATATCGTCCTGTGGGACGAGAACCCGGCGCAGTTCGTCATCAACGCCATGTCGCCGGCTGAAGTCGCGGCGATCATCGTTGATGAAGATGCCCATGCCATGGACATCGCCGTCGCCGAGGACAACCTGGCCCAGGCCATTGGCCGTGGTGGTCAGAACGTTCGCCTGGCCAGCCAGCTCACCGGCTGGACCCTGAACGTGATGACCGAGAAGGATATCCAGGCCAAGCAACAGGCTGAAACCGGCGACATCCTGCGCAATTTCATCGAGGAACTGGAAGTCGACGAGGAGCTGGCCCAAGTGCTGGTCGACGAAGGCTTCACCAGCCTCGAAGAGATTGCCTACGTACCGTTGGAAGAAATGCTCAACATCGATGGCTTTGACGAAGAAATCGTCGACGAGCTCCGCGCTCGGGCCAAGGACCGTTTGTTGACCAAGGCCATCGCTACCGAAGAAAAACTGGCAGACGCCCACCCGGCCGACGACCTGCTCTCCCTGGAGGGTATGGACAAGGACCTGGCGGCTGAACTGGCGGTGCGCGGCGTGGTTAACCGCGAAGACCTGGCCGAGCAGTCGATTGACGACCTGCTCGACATCGACGGCATCGACGAAGAGCGTGCCGGCAAGTTGATCATGGCCGCCCGAGCCCACTGGTTCGAGTAA
- the infB gene encoding translation initiation factor IF-2: MTQVTVKELAQEVEAPVERLLQQMREAGLPHTDAGQVVTDNEKQTLLTHLKSSHKSKAEEPRKITLQRKTTSTLRVAGSKSISVEVRKKKVFVQRSPEEIQAEQKRELEERRAAENAAREKVEAEVRQRNEEQARRQAAEVVSSAPAAAPASTEAAPAPAAAPVVAEAPASEDAAARAAERKKDETRRNESRARDEDRRGGRGEAPRVSIKVKVKEKEKAPTPRAAPRTTDEESDGARRGRGGKGKLKKRNQHGFQNPTGPVIRDVTIGETITVSELAQQMSVKAAEVVKFMFKLGTPVTINQVLDQETAQLIAEELGHKVTLISDTALEDSLAESLKFEGQTESRAPVVTVMGHVDHGKTSLLDYIRRAKVAAGEAGGITQHIGAYHVETDRGMVTFLDTPGHAAFTQMRARGAKATDIVILVVAADDGVMPQTREAVQHAKAAGVPLVVAVNKIDKPGADLDRIRNELAVEGVTSEDWGGDTPFVKVSAKMGTGVDELLEAVLLQAEILELTATPTAPGRGVVVESRLDKGRGPVATILVQDGTLRQGDMVLCGSNYGRVRAMLDENGKPVKEAGPSIPVEILGLDGTPEAGDELSVVADEKKAREVALFRQGKYREVKLARAHAGKLENIFETMGQEEKKTLNIVLKTDVRGSLEALQGSLSGLGNDEVQVRVIGGGVGGITESDANLALASNAVLFGFNVRADAGARKIVEQEGLDMRYYNVIYDIIEDVKKALTGMLGSDVRENILGVAEVRDVFRSPKFGAIAGCMVIEGTVYRNRPIRVLRDDVVIFEGELESLRRFKDDAAEVRSGMECGIGVKSYNDVKVGDKIEVFEKVQVARTL; this comes from the coding sequence ATGACGCAAGTCACGGTGAAAGAACTGGCCCAAGAGGTCGAGGCACCGGTAGAGCGCCTGCTGCAGCAGATGCGTGAGGCAGGTCTGCCGCACACCGACGCCGGTCAGGTAGTGACCGACAATGAAAAGCAGACGCTGCTGACCCATTTGAAGAGCAGCCACAAGAGCAAGGCGGAAGAGCCGCGCAAGATTACCTTGCAGCGCAAGACCACCAGCACGCTGCGTGTCGCCGGTAGCAAAAGCATCAGCGTAGAAGTACGCAAGAAGAAAGTATTCGTTCAGCGCAGCCCGGAAGAAATCCAGGCTGAGCAGAAGCGTGAGCTGGAAGAGCGCCGCGCGGCCGAAAACGCCGCTCGCGAAAAGGTCGAGGCCGAAGTTCGCCAGCGCAACGAGGAACAGGCTCGCCGTCAGGCTGCCGAAGTTGTTTCCAGCGCGCCTGCCGCTGCGCCTGCCTCGACCGAAGCCGCGCCGGCTCCGGCCGCGGCTCCAGTCGTAGCCGAAGCTCCGGCGTCCGAAGACGCCGCTGCCCGTGCCGCCGAGCGCAAGAAGGACGAGACCCGTCGCAACGAAAGCCGTGCCCGTGACGAAGATCGTCGTGGCGGTCGTGGCGAGGCGCCGCGCGTGTCGATCAAGGTCAAGGTCAAGGAGAAGGAAAAGGCTCCGACTCCTCGTGCCGCACCGCGCACCACCGACGAAGAGAGCGATGGCGCTCGTCGCGGTCGTGGTGGCAAGGGCAAGCTGAAAAAGCGTAACCAGCACGGCTTCCAGAACCCGACCGGCCCCGTCATCCGTGACGTGACCATCGGCGAGACCATTACCGTCTCCGAGCTTGCACAGCAGATGTCGGTCAAGGCCGCCGAAGTCGTCAAGTTCATGTTCAAGCTGGGTACTCCGGTCACCATCAACCAGGTGCTCGACCAGGAAACCGCTCAGCTGATCGCCGAAGAGCTTGGCCACAAGGTCACTCTGATCAGCGACACCGCCCTGGAAGACTCCTTGGCCGAATCGCTGAAGTTCGAAGGCCAGACCGAGTCGCGTGCACCGGTGGTGACCGTGATGGGTCACGTCGACCACGGTAAGACCTCGCTGCTCGACTACATCCGTCGTGCCAAGGTTGCCGCTGGCGAAGCCGGTGGTATTACCCAGCACATCGGTGCCTACCACGTGGAAACCGACCGCGGCATGGTCACCTTCCTCGATACCCCGGGCCACGCTGCGTTCACCCAGATGCGTGCTCGTGGTGCCAAGGCCACCGACATCGTCATCCTCGTGGTGGCGGCGGACGACGGCGTGATGCCGCAAACCCGCGAAGCCGTTCAGCATGCCAAGGCAGCTGGCGTTCCGCTGGTGGTCGCGGTGAACAAGATCGACAAGCCGGGTGCCGACCTCGATCGCATCCGCAACGAACTGGCCGTCGAAGGCGTGACCTCCGAGGACTGGGGTGGCGACACTCCGTTCGTCAAGGTTTCGGCGAAGATGGGTACCGGTGTCGACGAACTGCTCGAAGCCGTCCTGCTGCAGGCCGAGATCCTCGAGCTGACCGCGACCCCGACCGCTCCAGGTCGTGGCGTAGTGGTCGAATCGCGTCTGGACAAGGGCCGCGGCCCCGTGGCGACCATCCTGGTTCAGGACGGTACCCTGCGTCAGGGCGACATGGTCCTGTGCGGTTCGAACTATGGCCGCGTGCGTGCCATGCTCGACGAGAACGGCAAGCCTGTGAAGGAAGCTGGCCCGTCGATCCCGGTCGAGATCCTCGGCCTGGATGGCACTCCGGAAGCCGGTGACGAGCTGTCCGTGGTTGCCGACGAGAAGAAGGCCCGTGAAGTTGCCCTGTTCCGTCAAGGCAAGTACCGCGAGGTCAAGCTGGCCCGTGCTCACGCCGGCAAGCTGGAAAACATCTTCGAGACCATGGGTCAGGAAGAGAAGAAGACCCTCAACATCGTCCTCAAGACCGACGTGCGCGGTTCCCTGGAAGCACTGCAGGGTTCGCTGTCGGGCCTGGGCAACGACGAAGTTCAGGTTCGCGTGATCGGTGGCGGCGTCGGTGGTATCACCGAGAGCGATGCCAACCTGGCGCTGGCGTCCAACGCGGTGCTGTTCGGCTTCAACGTGCGTGCCGATGCCGGTGCGCGCAAGATCGTCGAGCAGGAAGGTCTGGATATGCGTTACTACAACGTGATCTACGACATCATCGAAGACGTCAAGAAAGCCCTGACCGGCATGCTCGGCAGCGATGTTCGCGAGAACATCCTGGGTGTCGCAGAAGTACGTGACGTGTTCCGTTCGCCGAAGTTCGGCGCCATCGCTGGCTGTATGGTCATCGAGGGTACCGTGTACCGCAACCGTCCGATCCGCGTACTGCGCGACGACGTGGTCATCTTCGAAGGCGAGCTGGAATCGCTGCGTCGCTTCAAGGACGATGCTGCCGAAGTGCGTTCGGGCATGGAGTGCGGTATTGGCGTCAAGAGCTACAACGACGTCAAGGTCGGCGACAAGATCGAAGTCTTCGAGAAAGTCCAGGTGGCTCGTACCCTGTAA
- the rbfA gene encoding 30S ribosome-binding factor RbfA, translated as MAKEYSRTQRIGDQMQRELAELIRREVKDPRVGLVTITAVDVSRDLGHAKVFITVMGEETPDAVQQSLKALNSAASFLRLHLGRSMQLRSVPQLHFHFDESVSRGVHLSALIERAVAEDRLHKDADEPDTKE; from the coding sequence ATGGCCAAAGAATACAGCCGTACCCAACGTATCGGTGATCAGATGCAGCGTGAGCTGGCAGAGCTGATCCGCCGCGAAGTCAAGGATCCACGTGTCGGTCTGGTGACCATCACCGCCGTGGATGTCAGCCGCGACCTGGGCCATGCCAAGGTCTTCATCACCGTCATGGGCGAAGAAACCCCGGACGCCGTGCAGCAATCGCTCAAGGCGCTGAACAGCGCTGCCAGCTTCCTGCGCCTGCACCTGGGCCGCTCGATGCAGCTGCGCAGCGTGCCGCAACTGCACTTCCATTTCGATGAAAGCGTCAGCCGTGGTGTTCACCTGTCGGCGCTGATCGAGCGTGCGGTGGCCGAAGACCGCCTGCACAAGGATGCCGACGAGCCGGACACCAAGGAGTAA